From the Candidatus Bathyarchaeota archaeon A05DMB-5 genome, one window contains:
- a CDS encoding DUF438 domain-containing protein gives MSEIAENKKKILKEIITQLHAGVPPQQVKERFKQFLGSISSEEIAKIENELVKEGMPREEIQRLCDVHLAVFREQLEKQKPEIPPEHPIGILLEEHKIMLQLAEKLASVTNKIKQINDKNYIGDAIHQLQHIARDFTDSEKHYLREENVLFPVIEKHGITEPPAIMWMEHNQIREKKKQLSNLIGKYDNIDFQDFKKQLAEASAALNEILPSHFFKENNILFPTALKVVTKEEWTDIRREFDEIGYCCFTPPHIIVAPKSEETKKEEALTQEGIVQFETGSLSKDEIEAILNTLPIDISFVDANDAVKYFNKAEKRIFVRTKAVIGRKVQLCHPQKSVHIVNKILEAFKTGKRDVAEFWITMNNRLIHIRYFAVRDQNGKYLGTMEVTQDLTELKKIEGEKRLLDWKE, from the coding sequence ATGAGCGAAATAGCCGAGAACAAAAAGAAAATACTGAAAGAAATAATCACGCAGTTACATGCGGGCGTTCCGCCTCAACAAGTAAAAGAGAGATTTAAACAATTTTTGGGAAGTATAAGCTCTGAGGAAATTGCTAAAATTGAGAATGAACTCGTAAAGGAAGGCATGCCGAGAGAGGAAATTCAACGCCTATGCGATGTTCACCTTGCAGTTTTTAGGGAACAATTAGAAAAACAGAAGCCAGAGATTCCTCCGGAACATCCCATTGGAATTCTATTAGAAGAACATAAGATTATGTTACAACTCGCAGAAAAACTCGCTTCTGTTACAAACAAAATTAAGCAGATAAACGACAAAAACTACATTGGAGACGCAATCCACCAACTGCAACACATAGCAAGAGATTTCACAGACTCAGAAAAACATTACTTACGCGAAGAAAACGTGCTCTTCCCAGTCATAGAAAAACATGGAATCACCGAGCCACCAGCAATAATGTGGATGGAACACAACCAGATAAGAGAGAAAAAGAAACAACTCAGCAACCTAATCGGAAAATACGACAACATAGATTTTCAAGATTTTAAGAAACAGCTTGCAGAAGCCTCTGCTGCATTAAACGAAATTCTCCCCAGCCACTTTTTCAAAGAAAACAACATACTATTTCCAACAGCATTGAAAGTTGTTACAAAGGAAGAATGGACAGATATTAGGCGAGAGTTTGATGAAATTGGATACTGCTGTTTCACGCCGCCACACATTATAGTAGCACCAAAATCTGAAGAAACAAAAAAAGAAGAAGCATTAACACAAGAGGGTATAGTACAATTTGAAACTGGTTCTCTCTCAAAAGACGAAATTGAAGCCATTTTGAACACACTTCCAATTGATATATCATTCGTCGACGCAAATGACGCCGTGAAATACTTCAACAAAGCAGAAAAAAGAATATTTGTCCGCACAAAAGCCGTCATAGGCCGAAAAGTTCAGCTCTGCCACCCACAAAAAAGCGTTCACATAGTAAACAAGATTTTAGAAGCCTTCAAAACAGGCAAAAGAGATGTGGCGGAATTCTGGATTACAATGAACAACCGCCTAATACACATAAGATACTTCGCTGTGAGAGACCAAAACGGAAAATACCTTGGAACAATGGAAGTAACACAAGACTTGACAGAGTTAAAGAAAATTGAAGGAGAAAAAAGACTCCTAGACTGGAAAGAATAA
- a CDS encoding FprA family A-type flavoprotein produces MKWRNTTKLSENVYWVGIRDWNRRLFDALIPLPKGTSYNAYLVIGKNKTALIDTVNPGFEKELKEKIHTLVDPSEIDYVIMNHAEPDHAGAIPYIMRLSPKAKLVTTTKGAKMAQIFYNVPEERIIAVKDQETIDLGGKTLRFIEAPMLHWPETMFTYLQEDKILFPCDFFGSHLAKGQYDDEVEDLLVHAQRYWGEIMMPFAVMAKRALEKIKDLEIKMIAPSHGPIHRNPERIRNAYYKWANGETKQKAIIVYVTMWNSTEKMIQAIADTLASEGIQIVVHNLALSDIRDVAKDLVDSKAIVLGAPTVLGGAHPLAVYASYLVKALKPPLKFAVVLSSYGWGGGTIKQVQEVLGPSKIEVVGALEVNGPPTENDISKIVELGKTLAGKIKETP; encoded by the coding sequence ATGAAATGGAGAAACACAACCAAACTTTCAGAAAACGTTTACTGGGTCGGCATTAGAGACTGGAACCGCAGACTTTTCGACGCATTAATTCCACTACCAAAAGGAACAAGCTACAACGCCTACCTAGTAATCGGCAAAAACAAAACAGCATTAATAGACACAGTAAACCCAGGCTTCGAGAAAGAACTAAAAGAAAAAATACACACGCTTGTGGACCCAAGCGAAATTGACTACGTAATAATGAACCATGCAGAACCAGACCACGCAGGCGCAATACCATACATAATGAGACTTAGCCCTAAAGCTAAACTAGTGACAACAACTAAAGGCGCAAAAATGGCCCAAATATTCTACAACGTCCCAGAAGAAAGAATAATCGCAGTGAAAGACCAAGAAACCATTGATTTAGGAGGCAAAACCTTACGTTTTATAGAAGCGCCGATGCTTCACTGGCCAGAAACAATGTTCACGTATCTGCAAGAGGATAAAATTCTGTTTCCATGCGACTTTTTCGGTTCACACTTGGCAAAGGGACAATATGACGATGAAGTGGAAGACTTGCTTGTTCACGCTCAAAGATACTGGGGTGAAATAATGATGCCTTTTGCTGTCATGGCTAAAAGAGCGCTGGAAAAGATAAAGGATTTAGAAATCAAGATGATTGCGCCAAGCCACGGACCAATCCATAGAAATCCCGAACGCATACGAAATGCCTATTATAAGTGGGCAAACGGAGAAACCAAACAAAAAGCAATCATAGTTTACGTAACAATGTGGAACAGCACAGAAAAAATGATACAAGCAATCGCGGACACATTAGCGTCTGAAGGCATCCAAATTGTAGTACATAATTTAGCATTAAGCGATATTAGAGACGTAGCCAAAGATTTGGTAGATTCAAAAGCCATAGTGTTAGGCGCACCAACAGTCTTAGGCGGTGCACACCCATTAGCTGTTTACGCCTCTTATTTAGTGAAAGCTTTGAAACCGCCACTCAAATTCGCCGTCGTTCTAAGCTCTTATGGGTGGGGCGGAGGCACAATAAAGCAAGTTCAAGAAGTTCTCGGTCCATCAAAAATAGAAGTTGTCGGCGCATTAGAAGTTAACGGTCCACCAACAGAGAATGATATCAGTAAAATAGTTGAACTGGGCAAAACTCTTGCTGGAAAGATTAAGGAGACGCCGTGA
- a CDS encoding ferrous iron transporter has product MFGQYLITFRETLEAALIAAIILSYLVRSGRYGLARYVWYGISLAVVASLSLGVIVWFTYGILSETSKLLFEALAAFVAVAVLSFMIYWMAVKGRHIREEMEKHVERAASRSAIIGLSLLGFIVVFREGFETVLFLAPFLLSDTIATLTGMFLGIFTAVLLAYGIFVVGMKINLQRFFYFTSIMLILLAGGLAGYGTHELLEYYEETGYKIGWLSESAYVLNIPADSPFHHKGIIGSIFAVMFGYTVSAEWARMIVHISYLAIALPLLIWVYKK; this is encoded by the coding sequence ATGTTTGGGCAATATTTAATAACGTTTAGAGAGACTCTCGAAGCGGCGCTGATAGCCGCAATAATACTGTCTTACCTAGTCAGAAGCGGCAGATATGGTTTGGCACGTTACGTATGGTATGGAATATCTCTAGCCGTAGTCGCCAGCCTTAGTTTAGGTGTGATTGTTTGGTTTACATATGGCATTCTTTCAGAAACTTCAAAGCTACTGTTTGAAGCATTGGCGGCGTTCGTTGCCGTTGCAGTTTTGTCCTTCATGATTTATTGGATGGCTGTTAAAGGAAGACATATTCGTGAAGAAATGGAGAAACATGTTGAGCGCGCGGCATCACGAAGCGCCATAATCGGATTGTCTTTGCTTGGATTCATCGTAGTTTTCAGGGAAGGTTTCGAAACTGTCCTTTTTCTCGCGCCATTTTTGTTAAGCGATACAATAGCGACGCTAACCGGAATGTTTTTGGGAATCTTTACTGCGGTCCTGTTGGCTTATGGCATTTTTGTGGTTGGCATGAAAATCAATCTGCAAAGATTCTTTTATTTTACAAGCATAATGTTAATTCTGCTCGCTGGCGGCTTAGCTGGTTACGGCACACATGAACTTCTGGAATACTACGAAGAAACTGGCTATAAAATAGGCTGGCTAAGCGAATCAGCGTATGTTTTGAACATTCCAGCAGACAGCCCATTTCACCATAAAGGCATAATAGGCTCCATATTTGCGGTAATGTTCGGCTACACGGTAAGTGCAGAATGGGCGAGAATGATAGTTCACATTTCCTATCTGGCAATAGCGCTTCCACTTTTGATATGGGTTTATAAAAAATAA
- a CDS encoding helix-turn-helix domain-containing protein: MSLPCEVAVKCLLPPVRAMIAKTLTTKYNLTQTEAAKRLGISQPAISLYERKMRGKAINLENDPEITKLIENLAEALAEGDLSRKSFIQAFCEICKTIRSKSLLCQMHKTLDPAIDVEKCGLCLLTDALKCV; the protein is encoded by the coding sequence ATGTCGCTTCCCTGCGAAGTCGCAGTAAAATGCCTACTACCGCCAGTCCGCGCTATGATAGCCAAAACACTCACAACAAAGTATAATCTAACACAGACAGAAGCAGCTAAACGATTAGGAATAAGCCAACCCGCCATAAGCCTATACGAAAGAAAAATGCGCGGTAAAGCCATAAACCTAGAGAACGACCCAGAAATAACAAAGCTAATAGAGAATCTGGCGGAAGCCTTAGCAGAAGGTGATTTATCCCGTAAAAGCTTCATTCAAGCATTCTGCGAAATCTGCAAAACAATACGTTCCAAAAGCTTGCTATGCCAAATGCACAAAACCCTTGACCCTGCAATCGATGTAGAAAAATGTGGATTATGCTTGCTCACAGATGCGCTGAAGTGTGTGTAA
- a CDS encoding archaeal proteasome endopeptidase complex subunit alpha, producing the protein MSVFAAPGAYDRAITVFSPDGRLFQVEYAMELVNRGATILGIRCSEGIVLGAEETVEPLEDAEYSWKIFKVDEHVGAAIVGLSSDARILIDQARVYAQSNRLTYDEPIDVEVVTKRICDIKQLYTQHAGVRPFGVSMIFGGVDKAGNRLLGTHPSGTYRGYKATALGAGRETVLSILKEEYREDMVLEDATKLAVKCLVKALEARQLPPRIKIAVIPSATKKMEMLGDDRIESYMKELGLGK; encoded by the coding sequence ATGTCCGTATTTGCAGCGCCAGGAGCATATGACCGTGCCATAACTGTTTTCTCACCAGACGGCAGACTGTTCCAAGTAGAATACGCAATGGAATTAGTTAACCGTGGAGCAACAATTTTGGGAATACGTTGCTCCGAAGGAATAGTTTTGGGTGCGGAAGAAACCGTCGAGCCCCTCGAGGACGCAGAATACTCCTGGAAAATTTTCAAAGTAGACGAGCATGTCGGCGCAGCAATAGTTGGTTTAAGCTCTGACGCGCGCATTCTTATAGACCAAGCAAGAGTGTACGCTCAAAGTAACAGACTAACTTATGACGAGCCCATAGACGTGGAAGTTGTAACCAAAAGAATCTGCGACATAAAACAACTATACACACAACACGCAGGCGTTAGACCTTTCGGAGTTTCAATGATTTTCGGCGGAGTTGATAAGGCAGGAAACAGACTGTTAGGAACGCATCCAAGCGGAACATACAGAGGCTACAAGGCTACTGCTTTAGGCGCTGGAAGAGAAACCGTGCTATCAATATTGAAGGAAGAATACCGCGAAGACATGGTGCTAGAAGACGCCACAAAACTTGCAGTAAAATGTTTAGTAAAAGCCCTAGAAGCCAGACAACTGCCGCCAAGAATAAAAATAGCTGTCATTCCTTCAGCAACAAAGAAGATGGAAATGTTAGGCGACGACAGAATTGAAAGTTACATGAAAGAGTTGGGACTGGGCAAGTGA